The following proteins are encoded in a genomic region of Nitrospira sp.:
- a CDS encoding LL-diaminopimelate aminotransferase — protein MSGFPIEVATRIKTLPPYLFAAIDKMKQEAIARGVDIINLGIGDPDLPTPMPIIESLANAAKDPKHHQYPSYEGMLSFRKAVAGWYKRRFNVTLDPANEVLTLIGSKEGIGHIHLAFVDPGDVVLVPSPGYPVYPVGTGFSGGTSHIMPLTKANGFLPDLSAIPKEVAKKAKLMWLNSPNNPTSVIMTKDYFKRVVEFAQQNQVIVCHDAAYSEVYYDGRRPASFMEVDGAKDVGVEFHSLSKTYNMTGWRIGFAVGHKDVLAGLGKVKSNLDSGCFEAVQEAGITALGLDDSVTDSLRKTYQDRRDTLIPGLKNLGLEVDPPPAAFYVWVTVPKGYTSTSFTAHLLEKAGIVTTPGNGFGAPGEGYIRMTLCTSKERLAEAVERIKMTGF, from the coding sequence ATGTCCGGTTTCCCGATCGAAGTTGCCACACGCATTAAGACACTGCCTCCCTATTTGTTTGCTGCGATCGACAAAATGAAGCAAGAGGCCATCGCACGTGGGGTCGATATCATCAATCTCGGCATCGGCGATCCCGATCTGCCGACGCCGATGCCGATCATCGAGAGTTTGGCGAACGCGGCCAAGGACCCGAAGCATCACCAATATCCCTCCTATGAAGGCATGTTGTCTTTCAGGAAGGCCGTGGCTGGTTGGTACAAACGCCGATTCAACGTGACGCTTGATCCAGCGAACGAAGTCCTCACGCTGATCGGTTCGAAGGAGGGGATTGGGCATATTCATCTTGCCTTTGTCGATCCTGGGGATGTCGTCCTAGTTCCGAGCCCCGGCTACCCGGTATATCCCGTCGGCACCGGTTTTTCCGGCGGTACGTCTCATATTATGCCGCTGACGAAAGCCAACGGTTTCTTGCCTGACCTCAGCGCGATCCCGAAAGAGGTGGCCAAGAAGGCCAAGCTGATGTGGCTCAATTCTCCAAACAATCCCACCTCTGTGATCATGACGAAGGACTATTTCAAACGCGTGGTGGAATTTGCGCAGCAGAATCAGGTGATCGTGTGTCACGATGCCGCCTATTCAGAGGTGTATTATGACGGGCGCCGCCCGGCGAGTTTCATGGAAGTCGACGGCGCAAAGGACGTCGGGGTTGAGTTCCATTCGCTTTCCAAGACCTACAACATGACCGGCTGGCGCATCGGCTTCGCAGTCGGCCACAAGGATGTCTTGGCCGGCCTCGGCAAGGTGAAAAGCAACCTGGATTCCGGTTGTTTTGAGGCGGTTCAGGAGGCCGGTATTACGGCTCTGGGCCTGGACGACTCGGTGACAGACAGCTTGAGAAAGACTTACCAGGATCGTCGAGACACCCTTATTCCCGGTCTCAAGAATCTCGGCTTAGAAGTCGATCCTCCTCCAGCCGCGTTCTACGTGTGGGTGACGGTACCGAAGGGCTATACCTCAACCTCCTTCACTGCTCATCTCTTAGAAAAGGCCGGTATCGTGACGACTCCCGGGAATGGATTCGGCGCGCCGGGAGAGGGCTACATCCGTATGACCCTGTGCACGTCCAAGGAGCGGTTGGCGGAAGCGGTTGAGCGGATCAAAATGACGGGATTTTAA
- a CDS encoding ISNCY family transposase: MASTIDNPGQGEDRVMMSAKELRRIHVIRQVRDKRITQQEAGTMLRLTERQIRRLLGRVKEEGDQGRVHRGRGKPSNRRIAEPVKAKMLRLYETRYGDFGPTLAAEKLTERHRLEVSDETLRRWLRERGIDHFARRKRPHRAWRARKAHVGELVQLDGSHHDWLEGRGPWGVLMAYIDDASSRVFARFYEYEGTIPAMDSFQRYIRHQGIPLAIYADKHTTYQSPAEPTVAEQLAGEAPQSQFGRALDELGVELIAAHSPQAKGRVERLFKTFQDRLVKELRLARIGTFEAANRFLEGYLPVYNRRFAVRPAHAVNLHRPKPTAQVLERSLCIKTSRCLRKDFTIAHEGRLYQVHDNLRATRVVVEEHVDGTMRLTHHGRALAFHAIAARPVSAAAVTAVSRSQRPIKPPADHPWRKRWRQERGHHPAAAGT, translated from the coding sequence ATGGCGTCCACTATTGACAACCCAGGTCAGGGAGAGGACAGGGTGATGATGAGTGCCAAGGAGTTGCGGCGGATCCATGTGATTCGCCAGGTGCGGGACAAGCGGATCACACAACAGGAGGCGGGCACCATGTTGCGGCTGACGGAGCGTCAGATCCGGCGCCTTCTTGGGCGGGTAAAGGAGGAGGGCGACCAGGGACGTGTCCATCGGGGACGGGGGAAGCCGTCGAATCGGCGCATCGCGGAGCCGGTCAAGGCGAAGATGCTGCGGCTGTATGAGACACGCTATGGAGACTTTGGGCCGACGTTGGCGGCGGAGAAGTTGACGGAGCGGCACCGACTCGAGGTCAGCGACGAGACTCTGCGGCGCTGGTTGCGGGAGCGGGGGATTGATCATTTCGCACGCCGGAAGCGACCGCATCGCGCGTGGCGTGCGCGCAAGGCGCATGTCGGGGAACTGGTGCAACTGGATGGGTCCCATCATGATTGGTTGGAGGGGCGCGGCCCGTGGGGTGTCCTGATGGCCTACATCGACGATGCGAGCAGTCGCGTCTTTGCTCGGTTCTATGAGTACGAGGGCACGATCCCGGCGATGGACAGCTTCCAGCGCTACATTCGGCACCAGGGGATTCCGCTGGCCATCTATGCGGACAAGCATACGACCTACCAGTCGCCAGCTGAGCCCACGGTGGCGGAGCAGCTGGCCGGGGAGGCACCCCAGAGTCAGTTCGGACGGGCACTGGATGAGCTGGGGGTTGAGCTGATCGCGGCGCACTCCCCACAGGCCAAGGGGCGGGTGGAGCGGCTGTTTAAGACGTTCCAGGATCGACTGGTCAAGGAGTTGCGCCTCGCACGGATTGGGACCTTCGAGGCGGCGAACCGATTCCTGGAGGGCTATCTGCCGGTCTACAACCGCCGGTTCGCGGTGCGGCCGGCGCACGCAGTCAATCTGCATCGGCCGAAGCCGACGGCCCAGGTGCTGGAGCGAAGCCTGTGTATCAAGACATCCCGGTGTCTGCGGAAGGACTTCACCATTGCTCATGAAGGGCGGCTCTATCAGGTTCACGACAATCTCCGCGCCACTCGTGTGGTGGTCGAAGAACATGTGGATGGGACGATGCGGCTCACGCACCACGGACGGGCGCTCGCCTTTCACGCGATCGCGGCGCGACCTGTGTCGGCGGCAGCGGTCACGGCGGTGTCCCGATCGCAGCGCCCGATCAAACCGCCGGCGGATCATCCATGGCGCAAGCGATGGCGGCAGGAACGAGGACACCACCCGGCGGCGGCCGGAACATAA
- a CDS encoding IS3 family transposase (programmed frameshift), giving the protein MERVPRQQYTKEFREQAVQLVLEQKLTIPEVARRLAMSGKTLENWVCRARRGQLATLGESRRPVTELEAEVSRLKRDLAEARMERDILKKATGVLCQGAAARYALMRTLRPQYPLSVLCRVLEVSRSGYYAWRTRRPSKRAQENARLEVAIQAAHVRTRQTYGPERLQAELREDGFPAGVGRIKRLRKKLRLRCKQVRWFTTTTDSKHSLPVAENVLAQTFVATRPNETWVTDITYIPTAEGWLYLAGIKDLYTCEVVGHAMGARMTTDLVQGALRNALDTKRPAPGLIHHSDRGSQYCAQDYQAQLRQFGLTPSMSRKGNCYDNAPMESFWGTLKNELVHHRRYETREQARREITEYIELFYNRQRRHSRLGNCSPAVFAQQWARQQLAA; this is encoded by the exons ATGGAACGAGTTCCGCGACAGCAGTATACGAAGGAGTTCCGTGAGCAAGCGGTGCAGCTGGTCCTGGAACAGAAGTTGACGATTCCAGAGGTAGCAAGACGCCTGGCCATGTCGGGCAAGACGCTCGAGAACTGGGTGTGTCGAGCCCGGCGCGGTCAGCTCGCGACGCTGGGGGAGAGCCGACGGCCCGTGACAGAGCTGGAGGCCGAGGTCTCTCGGCTGAAGCGCGACCTGGCCGAGGCGCGGATGGAGCGCGACATCTTAAAAAAAGCCACCG GCGTACTTTGCCAAGGCGCAGCTGCCCGGTACGCGCTCATGAGGACGCTGCGGCCCCAGTATCCCCTGAGTGTGTTGTGTCGGGTGCTGGAGGTGTCCCGAAGTGGGTACTATGCCTGGCGCACGCGCCGTCCCTCGAAGCGCGCTCAGGAGAACGCGCGCCTAGAAGTGGCGATCCAGGCCGCGCATGTGCGCACCCGGCAGACCTATGGGCCGGAACGTCTCCAAGCGGAATTGCGTGAGGATGGGTTCCCCGCTGGGGTCGGACGCATCAAACGGCTACGCAAGAAACTGAGACTACGTTGCAAACAGGTGCGCTGGTTCACGACCACGACGGATTCAAAGCACTCGCTGCCGGTGGCGGAGAATGTCTTGGCCCAAACGTTTGTCGCCACGCGCCCGAACGAGACCTGGGTCACCGACATCACGTATATCCCCACCGCAGAAGGGTGGTTGTATCTGGCGGGGATCAAAGATCTGTATACATGTGAGGTGGTTGGGCATGCGATGGGGGCGCGGATGACGACGGACTTGGTGCAGGGGGCGCTCAGGAACGCTCTCGACACCAAGCGCCCGGCCCCGGGGCTCATTCATCATTCTGATCGCGGCTCTCAATATTGTGCCCAGGACTATCAAGCGCAATTGCGGCAGTTCGGCCTGACCCCGTCTATGAGTCGGAAGGGCAACTGCTATGATAACGCGCCGATGGAGAGTTTCTGGGGAACGCTCAAGAATGAGCTGGTGCACCACCGGCGGTATGAAACACGGGAGCAGGCTCGGCGAGAGATCACGGAGTACATCGAGCTCTTCTATAACCGTCAGCGTCGGCATTCCAGGCTGGGAAATTGCTCGCCCGCGGTGTTTGCCCAGCAGTGGGCTCGTCAACAGCTGGCGGCGTGA
- a CDS encoding type 1 glutamine amidotransferase, translating into MPKAVCLQHVPFEGPGVFVKALAKRGVGLQYSLVPKDGLPNDAGDLLIVMGGPMSVNDSDRWIAEETAFIRSALLAGTPVIGVCLGSQFMAKALGATVRSGKALEIGMTPVRLTDVGKQDPVFGAGPESFTVFEWHGEIFDLPKDCVPLAGSDIVPLQAFRYGDRAYGLLFHLEMEEGGIDSLCRECAPDLVKARLTAQQVKLGALPQLPQLHQTADRLIGHLLPSARVIPK; encoded by the coding sequence ATGCCCAAAGCCGTCTGTCTTCAACACGTTCCCTTCGAAGGTCCAGGGGTTTTTGTAAAGGCCCTCGCCAAGCGGGGTGTGGGTCTCCAGTATTCGCTTGTCCCGAAGGACGGCCTACCTAATGACGCTGGGGATTTGTTGATCGTGATGGGCGGACCAATGTCAGTGAACGATTCTGATAGGTGGATTGCCGAGGAAACCGCCTTCATCAGATCTGCATTGCTCGCCGGTACGCCGGTGATCGGAGTGTGTTTGGGGAGTCAGTTCATGGCGAAGGCCCTTGGGGCCACGGTACGATCAGGCAAGGCATTGGAAATTGGCATGACTCCTGTTCGCCTTACTGATGTGGGGAAACAGGACCCTGTGTTTGGGGCTGGACCTGAGTCCTTCACTGTCTTTGAATGGCACGGTGAAATCTTCGATTTGCCGAAGGACTGTGTGCCCTTGGCCGGTTCCGACATTGTGCCGCTGCAGGCATTTCGTTATGGAGATCGTGCGTACGGTCTGCTCTTCCACTTGGAGATGGAGGAAGGCGGAATCGATTCACTCTGTCGCGAATGTGCACCGGACTTGGTGAAAGCTCGTCTTACGGCACAGCAGGTCAAACTAGGAGCTCTGCCACAGCTCCCGCAGCTCCATCAAACGGCTGATCGGTTGATCGGCCATCTTCTTCCTTCTGCACGTGTAATCCCAAAATGA
- a CDS encoding DUF1080 domain-containing protein, whose product MAPLLPSEPTSFTLDNMGRFLCNTLQEARDSTAQTVGGRRRDFDVIVIGGGTFGAVIAEHLFVTDATHSRRILVLEAGPFVLPEHVQNMPFLGGAPDLRAPWVNHPALSYPGLIFAIGGRSLTWGGWSPELLDEEMAAWPLSTRNALRPPSPDEGYFAKASRQIGVKETNDFIYGPLHTALRKQLHAGLKTAGNETGFTFADLLDHPAVRYPDPGEPPISAVLLRNWLGLPSTDTTPQAQLLELFKLEAPLAVQSTTLPGFFPTNKFSAVPGLIRAERLAAAQADGIGPVADARKRLMIVPNCHVQELITETQADNWVLVTGVRVWQNGASIDIPLAPSRNNGQSAVVIALGTVETTRVAITTFRQSLAGRAAQRMGSNLIAHLRSNLTIRVPRAAIAANLPPTVIPSLQTSALLVKGKASNGRTFHFQITASGLQKLGTDSEAELFKKIPTLEHLQDMLRATDDTVVITIRGIGDMTARNPDSFIDLSTLELDFERPKAVVHLGNAKAAPQDFPGSAQTQNDRTTWDEMDAVSDKIALIFAGNEPFDILAGANLTIPVPLGTRAQRLAKLAAFKNRRDDLGTTHHDAGTLRMGDTVADAVTNDFGRIHDTTNCYIAGPALFPTVGSPNPMLTGVALARRTGDLLNSSVLVGPDPVTSPQSEAGFRPLFDGTAATFKNWRLAGPAGGGMLHVNGEMVSYGEGALRLFFYATELFGDFTLRAQFRIFDQANHNSGIFLRFPRPTLDLSDALKSRTGNELFFDPGNPAWKPVIAGFEVQIDDNARGDSSKDFYGIRPEPDGKFKNRTGAIYKIQAGDRVWHLNFNEPAVQTYTPGPALVPGVWFEYEITVQGDDYTVFLTNLQSGQRIQTTSFHNADSDRGRSPGCIGIQPYSGSTVAWRHIRIKTL is encoded by the coding sequence ATGGCACCCTTACTACCCTCAGAGCCTACGTCGTTCACGCTGGACAACATGGGACGGTTCCTCTGTAACACGCTGCAGGAAGCACGTGATAGCACTGCTCAGACGGTAGGAGGACGGCGGCGCGACTTCGACGTGATCGTCATCGGCGGCGGGACGTTCGGTGCCGTTATCGCTGAACATCTTTTCGTCACCGATGCGACGCACAGCCGTCGCATTCTCGTGTTGGAGGCTGGGCCCTTCGTGCTGCCCGAACATGTGCAGAACATGCCGTTTCTCGGCGGAGCCCCGGATCTGCGCGCTCCGTGGGTGAACCATCCAGCACTCAGTTACCCCGGCCTAATCTTCGCGATCGGTGGACGCTCGCTCACCTGGGGTGGCTGGTCGCCCGAATTGCTTGACGAAGAAATGGCCGCGTGGCCGCTGTCCACGCGTAATGCGTTGCGCCCTCCATCGCCCGATGAAGGTTACTTCGCCAAGGCGAGTCGGCAGATCGGTGTGAAAGAGACCAACGACTTCATCTACGGACCTCTCCATACCGCATTGCGAAAACAGCTTCATGCTGGACTCAAAACGGCGGGCAACGAGACCGGGTTCACCTTTGCCGACCTCCTCGATCACCCTGCGGTACGTTATCCCGATCCTGGGGAACCACCAATTAGTGCTGTACTGTTACGCAACTGGCTTGGGCTGCCTTCGACTGACACAACACCCCAAGCTCAACTGCTCGAATTGTTCAAACTCGAGGCGCCGCTTGCCGTTCAGTCCACAACCCTGCCCGGCTTTTTTCCGACCAACAAGTTCAGCGCCGTGCCAGGCCTGATCCGTGCTGAGCGACTCGCTGCCGCTCAAGCCGATGGAATCGGTCCGGTAGCCGACGCCCGCAAGCGGCTGATGATTGTGCCCAACTGCCACGTCCAGGAACTCATCACAGAAACCCAAGCGGATAACTGGGTGCTCGTTACGGGCGTGCGCGTCTGGCAAAACGGCGCATCGATAGACATCCCGCTTGCGCCCTCCCGCAACAACGGGCAGAGCGCCGTGGTAATCGCGCTGGGGACAGTGGAAACCACACGCGTGGCCATTACCACTTTCCGGCAATCGCTCGCCGGACGCGCTGCCCAGCGCATGGGTTCGAATCTCATTGCGCATCTTCGTTCGAATCTCACGATCCGTGTGCCGCGAGCGGCCATCGCTGCCAATCTTCCGCCGACCGTGATTCCGAGCCTGCAGACCTCTGCACTGCTTGTGAAAGGCAAGGCATCCAACGGCCGAACTTTTCATTTTCAGATCACCGCCAGCGGCTTGCAGAAACTTGGCACCGATTCGGAAGCCGAGCTGTTCAAGAAGATCCCGACCCTCGAACACCTGCAAGACATGCTGCGTGCAACCGACGACACTGTGGTCATCACCATCCGCGGCATCGGCGACATGACGGCGCGCAATCCAGACAGCTTCATCGATCTGTCGACGTTGGAACTTGATTTCGAGCGCCCGAAAGCAGTCGTTCACCTCGGCAACGCCAAGGCCGCGCCGCAGGACTTTCCCGGCAGCGCTCAGACCCAAAACGACCGGACGACGTGGGATGAGATGGACGCCGTTTCCGACAAGATTGCGCTCATCTTCGCTGGTAACGAACCATTCGACATCCTCGCAGGAGCGAACCTGACCATCCCTGTTCCCCTAGGGACACGCGCACAGCGCCTCGCCAAACTTGCCGCATTCAAAAACCGTCGCGATGATCTCGGCACGACTCACCACGATGCCGGTACCCTGCGCATGGGTGATACTGTGGCTGATGCTGTGACCAACGACTTCGGCCGCATTCACGACACAACGAACTGCTACATTGCGGGTCCCGCGCTCTTTCCGACCGTCGGCTCGCCGAACCCGATGCTCACAGGGGTGGCCCTCGCCCGCCGCACCGGAGACTTACTCAACAGTAGTGTGCTCGTGGGACCCGACCCTGTCACTAGTCCGCAGTCCGAGGCCGGTTTTCGTCCGCTCTTCGATGGCACGGCTGCGACGTTCAAGAACTGGCGCCTGGCCGGGCCGGCAGGCGGCGGCATGCTGCACGTGAACGGCGAGATGGTGAGCTACGGCGAGGGGGCATTGAGACTGTTTTTCTACGCCACTGAACTATTTGGCGATTTCACGCTGCGTGCGCAATTTCGAATTTTCGATCAGGCAAATCACAACAGCGGCATCTTCTTGCGCTTTCCACGCCCGACGCTCGACCTTAGTGATGCGCTCAAGTCGCGCACGGGGAACGAATTGTTTTTCGATCCAGGCAACCCAGCTTGGAAGCCCGTGATTGCTGGCTTCGAAGTCCAGATCGACGACAACGCGCGCGGTGATTCGAGTAAAGATTTCTACGGCATCCGGCCCGAACCGGACGGCAAGTTCAAGAATCGCACCGGCGCGATCTACAAGATTCAGGCAGGAGATCGCGTCTGGCACCTGAACTTCAACGAACCCGCAGTGCAGACCTATACCCCCGGCCCAGCGCTGGTGCCTGGAGTATGGTTCGAGTACGAGATCACGGTGCAGGGCGACGACTACACCGTGTTTTTAACGAACCTGCAAAGTGGTCAACGCATTCAGACCACCAGCTTTCACAATGCAGACTCTGATCGCGGCCGTTCACCTGGCTGCATCGGTATTCAGCCTTATTCGGGTAGTACGGTGGCATGGCGCCATATTCGCATCAAAACGCTGTAA
- a CDS encoding alpha-amylase family glycosyl hydrolase, with amino-acid sequence MPSMLLPLSDLGAIEHNGTVTFGLWLPWVSAADGNAVTVKIIHEEDQFQQHVPPSEFPMTHTVRAPYGDFWSVTVPIDGTPPPTTGSAWGTSGRYLYRYQINNPKVGLLDWIIDPCAREFGLGKLSAFTLGYQPYNWSASESTWRVPELADVVLYEINIAEFGGSLDHADNLLAYLADLGVNAIQVMPLSNVAISVDWGYLPIGYFGVDERFGKRSDFQQFVDRAHQQGIAVIVDMVYGHTGVDFPYYDAYTRLRYHENPFMGPFAKDYFSNFGKSTDFNRQFTRDYFFSVNHHWLEVYHIDGIRYDCVPNYWDGPLGVGYANLVFDTYQLTKNKIALHQPYWDRFSSGSSAPMRLIQCAEQLEGPEEILRSTYSNGTWQNRTYDAAKAVARGDRGKLSDYGLSLGLFGYTEEENSNGDIIPKTALQYIENHDHERFLCNFGLVNPDEAGNPLFLEGDRRRWYLLQPYLITTLMSKGIPMLWQGEEFGENYFLPDYGSGRVGLLRPLRWDYFYDEAGRSLVTLVRKLLRIRRQRPQLRRGSYFFFNHWDRYLSRGVLCFARSLGTQYTLVTVNTSDSDQMVPFWFPVGGDYVEELHGDSLNLHNIVPLQETMLTIPSNYGRIWTVQ; translated from the coding sequence ATGCCATCGATGCTGCTTCCGCTCAGCGATCTCGGAGCAATCGAACACAATGGGACTGTCACGTTCGGACTCTGGCTCCCGTGGGTCTCGGCAGCCGACGGAAACGCGGTCACCGTTAAAATCATTCACGAGGAAGATCAGTTTCAGCAACATGTCCCGCCCAGCGAGTTTCCTATGACACACACGGTCCGGGCTCCCTACGGCGACTTCTGGTCCGTCACAGTGCCGATCGATGGTACGCCGCCTCCGACGACCGGCTCTGCTTGGGGTACGAGCGGTCGGTACCTCTATCGATATCAGATCAACAATCCGAAGGTAGGCCTCTTGGATTGGATTATCGATCCCTGTGCTCGTGAGTTCGGCCTGGGCAAGTTGTCCGCCTTCACACTCGGTTATCAGCCCTATAACTGGAGTGCCTCGGAAAGTACGTGGCGTGTGCCGGAGCTGGCAGATGTGGTCCTGTACGAGATCAACATCGCCGAATTCGGTGGAAGTCTCGATCATGCCGACAATCTTCTGGCTTATTTGGCCGATCTGGGTGTGAACGCCATCCAGGTAATGCCGTTGTCCAATGTGGCGATCTCGGTTGATTGGGGGTATCTGCCGATCGGGTACTTCGGCGTGGATGAACGATTTGGGAAGCGCTCAGATTTTCAGCAGTTCGTCGACAGGGCACATCAACAGGGCATCGCCGTCATTGTCGATATGGTGTACGGACACACCGGCGTCGATTTTCCCTATTACGACGCCTACACCCGCCTCCGATACCATGAGAATCCCTTTATGGGACCCTTTGCTAAGGACTATTTCAGTAACTTTGGCAAGAGCACCGACTTCAACCGGCAATTCACGCGGGATTATTTCTTCAGCGTCAATCACCATTGGCTGGAGGTCTATCACATCGACGGCATTCGCTACGATTGTGTGCCGAATTATTGGGACGGCCCGTTAGGTGTCGGCTATGCGAACCTCGTCTTCGACACCTATCAACTCACTAAGAACAAGATTGCACTCCATCAGCCCTATTGGGATCGTTTTTCATCAGGATCCAGCGCTCCCATGCGGTTGATTCAATGCGCCGAGCAGCTCGAAGGGCCGGAGGAGATCCTCCGCTCGACCTATTCCAACGGTACTTGGCAAAATCGCACGTACGATGCCGCAAAAGCCGTGGCCCGTGGCGATCGCGGAAAGTTGTCCGACTACGGACTCTCCCTCGGCCTCTTCGGCTACACAGAAGAAGAAAACAGCAATGGCGATATCATTCCCAAGACGGCGCTGCAGTATATTGAAAACCACGATCACGAACGGTTTCTGTGTAACTTTGGCCTCGTCAATCCGGATGAGGCCGGCAACCCATTGTTCCTGGAGGGTGACCGCCGCCGCTGGTATCTACTTCAGCCCTATCTGATTACGACGCTGATGAGTAAAGGTATTCCCATGCTGTGGCAGGGGGAAGAGTTCGGAGAGAATTACTTTTTGCCGGACTATGGATCCGGACGTGTCGGATTGCTGAGACCGTTGCGTTGGGACTATTTCTACGATGAGGCGGGACGCTCACTCGTCACGCTGGTCCGGAAGCTCCTCCGGATCCGGCGGCAACGGCCGCAGCTTCGCCGTGGCTCGTATTTCTTCTTTAATCACTGGGACCGATACCTGTCGCGAGGTGTCCTGTGCTTCGCACGATCTCTCGGCACGCAATACACACTCGTGACCGTGAACACCAGCGACAGCGACCAGATGGTGCCGTTTTGGTTTCCGGTCGGTGGCGACTACGTGGAGGAGCTCCATGGCGACAGTTTGAACCTGCACAATATCGTTCCACTTCAGGAAACGATGCTCACGATCCCGTCGAACTATGGGCGGATCTGGACGGTACAGTAG
- a CDS encoding methyltransferase domain-containing protein, with product MDPNKIERVYTTYAGFYDKVFGKVFHEGRESVIRNLNVQPNERILEVGVGTGLALPMYPRHCRIVGIDLSEGMLAKAKEKAEAHSLDHVQLHRMDAGAMEFKDDSFDTVVAAYVVTAVPDYRKVVNEMIRVCRPGGRIIMLNHFSNGNKVIAAVEKVISPLTKHLGWRTDLSLNTVLEGTSLEIARKQRVNPLRFWALVECVNGKGRQTNGTVAAHAVAGYANGNGTAGFANGNGNGHYSAEHAH from the coding sequence ATGGATCCCAACAAGATTGAGCGTGTGTACACCACCTACGCGGGGTTTTACGACAAGGTTTTTGGGAAGGTCTTTCACGAAGGGCGTGAATCGGTTATCCGGAATCTGAATGTGCAGCCTAACGAACGGATTCTTGAGGTGGGAGTGGGGACCGGCCTCGCCCTTCCGATGTACCCGCGGCATTGTCGGATTGTCGGGATCGATCTGTCCGAAGGGATGCTGGCAAAAGCTAAAGAAAAGGCCGAAGCCCACAGCCTTGATCATGTCCAGCTTCATCGCATGGACGCAGGAGCCATGGAGTTCAAGGATGACAGCTTCGATACGGTGGTGGCAGCCTATGTTGTGACGGCGGTTCCCGACTATCGAAAAGTCGTCAATGAGATGATTCGAGTCTGCCGCCCGGGCGGCCGGATCATCATGTTGAACCACTTCAGCAACGGCAACAAGGTCATTGCCGCCGTGGAAAAAGTCATTTCTCCGTTGACCAAACATCTCGGTTGGCGAACGGACTTGTCACTGAATACCGTTTTGGAGGGAACATCTCTGGAGATTGCCCGAAAACAGCGGGTAAACCCGTTACGGTTTTGGGCGTTGGTGGAATGTGTCAACGGAAAAGGCAGACAGACCAACGGAACCGTCGCGGCTCACGCCGTTGCGGGGTATGCGAACGGCAACGGTACAGCCGGTTTTGCGAATGGAAACGGCAACGGGCACTATTCCGCCGAGCACGCGCACTGA
- a CDS encoding DUF4160 domain-containing protein: MPIISMFYGIIIRMYLLDSKHHHLPHIHARYGEFEASIGIGDAEILAGELPRKQLRLVQAWI; this comes from the coding sequence ATGCCCATCATCTCGATGTTTTACGGCATCATCATTCGGATGTACTTACTCGACAGCAAGCATCACCATCTGCCTCACATCCACGCCAGATATGGAGAGTTCGAGGCATCGATCGGTATTGGGGACGCCGAAATCCTTGCCGGTGAGTTGCCACGCAAGCAATTGCGCCTGGTTCAAGCATGGATCTAA
- a CDS encoding DUF2442 domain-containing protein, producing MYWDVESVTPLSDYRLYVELTDGRRGIFDVKPYLDHGVFRELRNPDYFRQVGIVFGALTWPHQQDIAPETLLAELVPVDAAPNEALQRDRPQAARP from the coding sequence ATGTATTGGGATGTAGAAAGTGTAACGCCGCTCTCAGATTACCGTTTGTACGTGGAACTAACCGATGGTCGGCGAGGCATCTTCGATGTCAAACCGTATCTCGACCACGGCGTATTTCGTGAATTGCGCAACCCGGATTATTTCAGGCAGGTGGGCATCGTTTTCGGCGCTTTGACGTGGCCTCACCAGCAGGATATTGCGCCGGAAACCTTGCTTGCCGAACTCGTCCCGGTGGATGCCGCACCTAACGAAGCACTTCAGAGGGACAGACCGCAAGCAGCGCGCCCTTGA
- a CDS encoding YgiT-type zinc finger protein codes for MKPFEKCPVCGGELEHKLVEKLLRGGGNTVSIKVAAEVCLHCGERLYAEDVVKSFEEIRGKLRQHEFSHFRTLGQSFTVEENWPNKAIQPTA; via the coding sequence ATGAAGCCTTTTGAAAAGTGTCCTGTGTGCGGTGGTGAGCTAGAACACAAACTGGTAGAAAAACTCCTCAGAGGCGGAGGCAATACCGTTTCCATAAAAGTTGCCGCCGAGGTCTGCCTCCATTGTGGCGAACGGCTCTATGCCGAAGATGTCGTGAAATCATTTGAAGAAATTCGAGGGAAACTCCGTCAGCACGAATTTAGCCACTTCAGAACACTGGGGCAATCGTTCACGGTTGAAGAGAATTGGCCGAACAAAGCCATCCAACCGACCGCTTAA